CCATTCGAAGTCGAGGACGGCGCGTATCCGGTGCCCGACGGACCGGGCCTCGGCATCACGGTCGATGAGGAGAAGGTCGAGCGCTATCGGTGTGATTGAGAAGTAGAAAGTTCGAAATCAGTCGCCCTCGGCCGATTCGCTCGTCGTCGCGGGACCACTTCCGCGAGGTCTTCCCCCGACAGCGGGGGGCTGTTCCAGTACTCGTGATTGCCCTGCTGTCGGAAACACGCCGTCCGGCGGCCGTCGCCGTCGTGGTCGGTCAGCGACGGACACTCCTTCGTACACGCTTCGCGGGCCTCGGGACACCGCGTGTGGAACCGGCACCCGGACGGCGGATCGGTGGGCGTGGGGATGTCGAGCGAGCGGATCGGCGGGTCCGAGACACCCTCGGAGCGGTTTCTGAGGTCAGAAGTCGCCCACAGGAGCACCTTCGTGTACGGGTGCTGTGGATCGTGGATTATCTGCTCGGGCGTGCCGACCTCCACGAGTTCGCCGAGGTACATGATACCGATCCGGCCGTTCGCCCGTTGCGTGAGGTGTTTGGCGTTGGCGAGGTCGTGGGAGATGTAGAGGTAGGACGTGTTGAACTGTTCTTGTAATTCCAGCATTAGGTCCATCATCTCGGCGCGAAGACTCACGTCGAGCGCGCTGATGGCCTCGTCCGCGAGGATGAGGTCGGGGTTCATCAACAGCGACCGGATGAGAGCCACGCGCTGTTGTTCACCGCCCGAGAGTTGATGCGGATAGCGGTTGGCGTAATCCTCCGCCGGGGCCATCCCGACGTATTCGAGCAGGCCGTAGATGCGGGCGCGTCGGTCCGCCTCGCTCATCTCCGGTTGCCAGTGTTTCAGGGGGTCGGCGAGGCTCGATTCGACGGTGTAGTTCGAATTGAGCGAGCTATCCGGGTCCTGATGGATCATCTGGAGCGACCGACGGATTTCGCTGGACGAATACTCCCCCGCTGATTTTCCGCCGCCGAACCATCCACTGGATTCCTTCGTTTCCCAGACGTCCTGGCCGCGATAGAGCACTTTTCCCTCGGTAGGGCGCTGGACGCCGATGGCGGTCTTCCCGAGCGTCGTCTTTCCACACCCGGACTCGCCGACGAGGCGACGATGTCGTTTTCGTACACGTCGAGGCTCACGTCGTCCAC
This sequence is a window from Haladaptatus sp. R4. Protein-coding genes within it:
- a CDS encoding ABC transporter ATP-binding protein; the protein is MSDDDRPNGRTVALPAKRERPLREGAVARPRRFGNRPRRGRREPRRVRKRHRRLVGESGCGKTTLGKTAIGVQRPTEGKVLYRGQDVWETKESSGWFGGGKSAGEYSSSEIRRSLQMIHQDPDSSLNSNYTVESSLADPLKHWQPEMSEADRRARIYGLLEYVGMAPAEDYANRYPHQLSGGEQQRVALIRSLLMNPDLILADEAISALDVSLRAEMMDLMLELQEQFNTSYLYISHDLANAKHLTQRANGRIGIMYLGELVEVGTPEQIIHDPQHPYTKVLLWATSDLRNRSEGVSDPPIRSLDIPTPTDPPSGCRFHTRCPEAREACTKECPSLTDHDGDGRRTACFRQQGNHEYWNSPPLSGEDLAEVVPRRRANRPRATDFELSTSQSHR